A genomic stretch from Falco cherrug isolate bFalChe1 chromosome 1, bFalChe1.pri, whole genome shotgun sequence includes:
- the SPINK2 gene encoding serine protease inhibitor Kazal-type 2 has product MALSVPVLVLLPVLLAGLLSTPGAVASVPPACYKYGGVPGCPKDYNPVCGTNGKTYSNECVLCFSNSENKKNVQIFKMGRC; this is encoded by the exons ATGGCGCTGTCGGTgccggtgctggtgctgctgcccgTCCTCCTCGCCG GGCTCCTCTCGACTCCCGGAGCCGTTGCCAGCGTCCCG CCCGCCTGCTACAAGTATGGTGGTGTGCCTGGATGCCCAAAGGACTACAATCCAGTTTGCGGGACCAATGGAAAGACCTACTCGAATGAGTGTGTGCTCTGCTTTTCGAACAG tgaaaataaaaagaatgtcCAAATTTTCAAGATGGGAAGGTGCTGA